The following coding sequences are from one Pseudonocardia sp. EC080619-01 window:
- a CDS encoding amidase produces the protein MTIPVPDHARLAALAEHFRFGLDESGVAEFHPAVGATLAASERVEELYARTAPTPPQRETWAPPENPLNAWAVRTAITGSESGPLAGRTVAVKDNVAVAGVPMLNGSSSLEGFVPARDATVVTRLLDAGATVSGKSVCENLCFSGGSFTSWPEPVRNPWDPARNAGGSSSGSAALVATGEVDLAVGGDQGGSVRIPASFTGIVGHKPTFGLVPYTGAFPIEQTIDHLGPMTRTVADAARMLDVMAGVDGYDSRQPTVLAPAGHLAALEQGGAGLRIGVVAEGFGTPVSVPGVDGAVRAAVDALSAAGLSAEEVSIPWHRDAMAVWNVIATEGAAYQMIDGNGYGMGAFGLYDPELIAHYARGRLERGSELSKTVKLVGLSGRYTYELGGGRYYAMARNLSYELRAAYDDALSTYDVLVMPTLPYVARELPPSDVPLAGYLDTALSMIGNTAPFDVTGHPACSVPAGLVEGLPVGMMVVGKRFDDATVLRVANAHEQLVGGFPAPRSEASATR, from the coding sequence GTGACCATCCCCGTGCCTGATCATGCCCGCCTCGCCGCGTTGGCCGAGCACTTCCGGTTCGGCCTGGACGAGTCCGGGGTGGCCGAGTTCCATCCGGCGGTCGGCGCCACGCTGGCGGCGTCGGAGCGCGTGGAGGAGCTGTATGCGCGCACCGCGCCGACGCCTCCGCAGCGTGAGACCTGGGCCCCGCCGGAGAACCCGCTCAACGCGTGGGCGGTACGTACGGCGATCACCGGGTCCGAGAGCGGACCGTTGGCCGGGCGCACGGTCGCGGTCAAGGACAACGTCGCGGTCGCGGGCGTGCCCATGCTCAACGGCTCCTCCTCGCTGGAGGGGTTCGTGCCGGCCCGCGATGCCACCGTCGTGACGCGGCTGCTCGACGCCGGAGCCACCGTGTCGGGCAAGTCGGTCTGCGAGAACCTCTGCTTCTCGGGTGGGAGCTTCACCTCGTGGCCCGAGCCGGTGCGCAACCCGTGGGATCCGGCGCGCAATGCCGGGGGGTCGTCGAGTGGCAGCGCGGCGCTGGTCGCGACGGGCGAGGTCGACCTCGCCGTCGGTGGGGACCAGGGCGGGTCGGTGCGGATCCCGGCGTCGTTCACGGGGATCGTCGGGCACAAACCGACCTTCGGGCTGGTGCCCTACACCGGCGCCTTCCCGATCGAGCAGACCATCGACCACCTCGGTCCGATGACCCGCACGGTGGCCGACGCGGCCCGCATGCTGGACGTCATGGCGGGCGTCGACGGCTACGACTCGCGTCAGCCGACGGTTCTCGCCCCGGCCGGCCACCTCGCGGCGCTCGAGCAGGGTGGGGCGGGTCTGCGGATCGGAGTGGTGGCCGAGGGCTTCGGCACCCCGGTCTCGGTGCCCGGTGTCGATGGCGCCGTCCGCGCTGCGGTCGACGCCCTGTCCGCGGCCGGGCTGTCCGCCGAGGAGGTCTCGATCCCGTGGCACCGCGACGCCATGGCGGTGTGGAACGTGATCGCCACCGAGGGTGCGGCCTATCAGATGATCGACGGCAACGGTTACGGGATGGGGGCCTTCGGCCTCTACGATCCCGAGCTGATCGCCCACTACGCACGCGGTCGCCTCGAGCGCGGTTCCGAGCTGTCGAAGACGGTCAAGCTGGTCGGGCTCTCGGGGCGCTACACCTACGAGCTCGGCGGCGGTCGCTACTACGCGATGGCCCGCAACCTGTCGTACGAGCTCCGGGCGGCCTACGACGACGCGCTGTCGACCTACGACGTGCTCGTGATGCCGACCCTGCCGTACGTGGCGCGCGAGCTCCCGCCCTCCGACGTCCCGCTCGCGGGTTATCTCGACACCGCGTTGTCCATGATCGGCAACACCGCGCCCTTCGACGTGACCGGGCATCCGGCGTGCAGC